In one Mycobacteroides chelonae genomic region, the following are encoded:
- a CDS encoding ABC transporter ATP-binding protein/permease, producing MGRGFQGAVLRGLGARDHVATVVGTSQVAPNCVRLTMSAPTLFEDLLHTPAEWLRFWFPDPEGGATEHQRAYTIVSTDAQAGEFAIDVVIHEPAGPACRWAGAAQPGMTIPVVAFGSARFEVPEDLPAGFLLIGDSASIPAINSILAALPADVDVEVYLERHSPDDELIALTEHPRRVLHWVDRTDETSLAGAIEARDWSNWYAWAGPEAGSLKHLRKRLKEQFGFPKADVHAAAYWTFGRAMGSRRGDTDTQQAPVAKPAAPKPVAENPAAHSEPAVPQGRWRSQAAGELLAPVKKQMIAGGVLQAIITMVELAPFVVLVELTRQLLAGADQSRLWHTGFIFLTLLVLGAALGAALTVWMHVVEIRFSADVRQRLLSKLSRVPLGWFTQRGSGSVKKLIQDDTLSLHYLITHAIPDAVAAVVGPVAVLIYLFVVDWHLALVLLIPILIYLVTTATMMFQSGPKIIEASRWSERMSGESAAYLEGQPVIRIFGGSAASSFKRRLDGYLSFLNEWQRPFIGKKTFMDLVTRPTTFLWLIAGAGTLLVVAGAMEPTTLLPFLVLGTTFGTRLLGIAYGLGGIRGGVEAARHIAVALGETELTEQASEGHAGETSVSFDAVTFGYRPGVPVIHGVDLTLRPGTVTALVGPSGSGKSTLASLLARFHDVDGGAICIDGTDIRALSADELYTKVGFVFQDVQLVAGTVRDNIALARPEATDTDIHTAARDAQIHERILRLPNGYDTVLDTNTQLSGGEKQRLTIARALLADTPILILDEATAFADPESEYLVQQALSRLIHNRTVLVIAHRLHTIADADQIVVLDQGHLVETGTHTELLNNNGRYRRLWDARLQEPSSVLAGENI from the coding sequence ATGGGTAGAGGTTTCCAGGGTGCGGTGCTGCGCGGACTTGGGGCGCGTGATCACGTAGCCACTGTGGTCGGTACCAGTCAGGTGGCACCGAATTGTGTGCGGCTGACGATGTCGGCGCCCACTCTTTTCGAGGATCTGCTACACACGCCGGCCGAATGGCTGCGGTTCTGGTTCCCCGATCCCGAGGGTGGCGCCACCGAGCATCAGCGGGCGTACACCATCGTCTCCACGGATGCCCAGGCCGGCGAGTTCGCGATCGATGTGGTGATCCACGAACCCGCCGGACCCGCCTGCCGGTGGGCGGGGGCGGCCCAGCCCGGAATGACCATTCCGGTAGTGGCTTTCGGCTCGGCGCGTTTTGAGGTTCCCGAGGATCTTCCGGCCGGGTTCCTGCTCATCGGCGACTCGGCATCCATCCCGGCGATCAACTCCATCCTGGCCGCGCTGCCCGCCGATGTGGATGTCGAGGTCTATCTGGAACGCCACAGCCCCGACGATGAGCTCATCGCGCTGACCGAGCATCCCCGGCGGGTTCTGCACTGGGTGGACCGCACCGATGAAACCTCACTGGCGGGCGCGATCGAGGCCCGCGACTGGTCCAACTGGTACGCCTGGGCCGGACCCGAAGCGGGCTCACTGAAACATCTGCGCAAGCGCCTCAAGGAACAATTCGGATTCCCCAAGGCCGACGTGCACGCCGCGGCCTACTGGACCTTCGGCCGCGCCATGGGCAGCCGCCGCGGAGACACCGACACTCAGCAGGCACCCGTCGCAAAGCCCGCTGCTCCCAAGCCCGTCGCCGAGAATCCTGCCGCTCACTCCGAACCTGCAGTGCCCCAAGGTCGCTGGCGTTCGCAGGCTGCCGGGGAATTGTTGGCGCCGGTCAAGAAGCAGATGATCGCCGGTGGGGTGCTGCAGGCGATCATCACCATGGTCGAGCTGGCACCGTTCGTGGTGCTCGTCGAGCTCACCCGCCAGCTGCTGGCCGGAGCCGACCAATCCCGCCTATGGCACACCGGATTCATCTTCCTGACACTGCTGGTACTCGGCGCCGCTCTCGGCGCTGCCCTCACCGTCTGGATGCATGTCGTCGAAATACGGTTCAGCGCCGATGTTCGGCAACGGCTCCTGTCGAAGCTTTCCCGGGTTCCGTTGGGGTGGTTCACGCAACGCGGTTCGGGATCGGTCAAGAAGCTGATTCAGGACGACACCCTGTCGCTGCACTATCTGATCACTCACGCGATCCCCGATGCGGTGGCGGCCGTCGTGGGGCCGGTGGCGGTGCTGATCTACCTCTTCGTCGTCGACTGGCACCTGGCGCTGGTGCTTCTCATCCCCATCCTGATCTACCTCGTGACGACGGCGACCATGATGTTCCAGAGCGGCCCGAAGATCATCGAGGCCTCGCGCTGGAGCGAGCGGATGAGCGGAGAATCGGCCGCCTATCTTGAAGGCCAGCCGGTGATCCGGATCTTCGGCGGCTCGGCGGCGTCCTCGTTCAAACGCAGGCTGGACGGATACCTGTCCTTCCTCAATGAATGGCAACGGCCGTTCATCGGGAAGAAGACCTTTATGGATCTTGTTACCCGGCCAACGACGTTCCTGTGGTTGATCGCCGGGGCCGGAACGCTGTTGGTCGTCGCGGGGGCCATGGAGCCCACGACCCTACTGCCATTCCTGGTGCTCGGCACCACCTTCGGCACCCGCCTACTGGGAATCGCATACGGCCTCGGCGGTATTCGTGGTGGTGTGGAGGCCGCGCGGCATATCGCGGTTGCCCTCGGCGAGACCGAATTGACCGAGCAGGCTTCCGAGGGGCATGCCGGAGAGACGTCCGTCTCGTTTGATGCGGTGACGTTTGGGTATCGGCCGGGGGTGCCGGTTATTCATGGTGTGGATCTGACGCTGCGGCCGGGCACTGTGACGGCGCTGGTGGGCCCGTCCGGCTCGGGTAAATCGACGCTGGCTTCGCTGCTGGCACGATTCCATGACGTCGACGGCGGTGCTATCTGTATCGATGGCACCGATATCCGCGCCCTGAGCGCCGATGAGCTCTACACCAAAGTCGGATTCGTATTCCAGGACGTACAACTGGTCGCCGGAACCGTCCGCGACAACATCGCACTAGCCCGCCCCGAAGCCACCGACACCGACATCCACACCGCCGCCCGCGACGCACAAATCCATGAACGAATCCTGCGGCTACCCAACGGCTATGACACCGTCCTAGACACCAACACCCAACTGTCCGGCGGCGAAAAACAACGCCTCACCATCGCCCGCGCCCTGCTGGCCGACACCCCCATCCTGATCCTGGACGAAGCCACCGCCTTCGCCGACCCCGAATCAGAATATTTAGTGCAACAAGCCCTAAGCCGGCTGATTCACAACCGCACCGTGCTCGTCATCGCCCACCGACTACACACCATCGCCGACGCCGACCAGATCGTGGTCCTCGATCAGGGCCACCTCGTAGAAACCGGCACCCACACCGAACTTTTGAACAACAACGGACGCTACCGGCGCTTATGGGACGCACGCCTACAAGAACCCTCGAGCGTCCTTGCCGGAGAAAACATCTAA